CCACTCTGAAAACTTCTTCTCGTCCTGATTGACTCGCATATTTTTTTAAAGAGAACTTGTGGCAGCTATCCCATAGATAAGAATGACTTACTGAAGCTAAGATAGTGTCAGCTATACTACCTTGTGGAATTACCGGTAAAATCTGTCTAAAATCACCACCCAACAAAACTGTCTTGCCGCCAAAAGTCATATCCTTTACGGGTGGGTTTTTCGTGGACATTATATCCTTCAACGTCTTGTCTAGTGCTTCAAAAGCATGCTTGTGAGTCATAGGTGCCTCATCCCAAATTATGAGGTCCATTTTCTCGATTAGTTCAGCCAGCATTGTACCTGGTTTGATGTTGCATAGCTTATCTTCGGAGAGCTTCAAAGGAATATTAAAGCGGGAAAGAGCTGTTCTTACGTTAGGTAGGAGCAATGCGGCTATCTCTGAAGAAGCAACCGGCAGAACGATTTGTTTTCTGGAGCGAAGTCTGGATATAATGGCTTGGTATAGGAATGTTTTTCCCGTGCCACCTGCGCCATATACAAACAATAGTTTTCCATCTTTTTTATCAACGGAGTCTAAGACTGATTCGTAGATCACACGTTGATCAGAATTAAGTAGGATGTGCTGCGTGTTATGTCTTAATGTTTCCTCTGCAACATCATAATCCAGTTCTTGGGTCCACAAACTGTTCCCCAATTCTTTTAGCAAAATAGGTTTGATCTTAGGCATATCTTTAACATCACTTATCGAGCGGTCATGCATCCGCATCAACTTTTCCACTTCTATTAAAGTGTATTTCTCAAGGGTCTCATCATCCAGTTCTAGATTTGAGTGACCTAAGAGTCTTTGTCTCTTGCAAAGTATGTCATCACTCATTGATTTCCATGAGTGTTCCCATAGCTTTTTAGGGCTCGCAACAAAGCAATGATTTAGGAATGTGACAAACATATCACGTAGTTGAAATGGGGTAGCCGATCTAGCACCCTCTGACATACTCTCGATCCATTTGACATCGTTGTCCAAATAGCCTCGTGCGTAGCAAACCGATTTGAAATTAGGGTATTTAACATCGTTAAACGTTTTGAGCTCGTCACAACTTCGAGGACCCTTAATCCTATTTATAAGGATCCTTAAATAGTAACGATCTTCTGCCAATGGGTGGACAACTACGATTCTCCCAATGGTTTTTCCTTTCTTACGTTCAGACCAGACTTTGGTATTGTTGTTCCATACGAAATATTCCAGAATTTGCACGTAAGTTAATGTCCGAGGTTATCAGTTTCCTTAATAGTGATGTTATGTTCACCTTCTAAGTGAATGATAAGCTTCTCAACTGATGGCTTTCTTTTGTGTATGTGGAATGCGAACGTCCGCCACATACCCTCACAAGCTGATAAGTACCGCGCATCGATGTAGTCTTGGATCTCATTCCGTTGCTTGATAACCCTCTCCTTTGGTTCGCCAGAGGCCACCGTGCTAGATGTGGTTCCCGTATTTCTCTGTTCAATAACCGCGGAAGCTCTATCAACACCCTTGGTTATGTACTTGAATAAGTACTTCACGGAACTTGTACGATTACACCATTCAACATTAATATGAGCTTCGTACTTCTTCAAGAGCTTAATGTTATGAGGTACAAGAAAATTGTTGTTTAGGATTGTCCCGTCCTGTAGTACAGACGCATTTTCATTCTGGCGCCGATGATACAATACACACCCTGATTTATCAATTGAAGTATAATCATTATACGGCCTAGAAAACTTTTTTGTGCACACATTATTCTCCATACATGGTGACTTCCGATTAATAACACCACATGGACCATGAATCATGTATTTTGTTACTAAATTGTAACCTTCAGGATCTTCTTCCTTGTTTGGAAGCTCAGCTTAGATAATCTCATCTACTTCCTCTGCACTTGGTGTCCTGGAAGAGTTTCCAAACCACAATAGTATATGTGCATGAGGGAGTCCTCTTTTTTGAAACTCTATCCTGTGGAAAGTAGCTGTGTATGGCTTGAAGCAAGTTCCCTTTTTAAAATCCTTGAGTAGCTGGTCCAACTTCATCTTAAAGACTCGACACTCAATGTCTGGTCTATCATTGGAAGAATCTCCACCATACTTCGCAAGATGCTCTTTAATCTCTCTCCAGTTGGGATTGGCCGTCATTGTGATAAACAAATCTAGATTCTCATATTCTCTGCAAATAGCCATCGCACCATGATATTTTTCAACTAAGTACCGGGGCCCACCAGTGAAACTTGGCGGCAGTATGAACCTCTGTCCAATAATTTTAGCATCAGAATCACCCTTGCAAACAGCGTCGAGTACATTATTGTAGAGCTCGGCTCTTAGAACATCTTGATTATTCCTCGCCCACCTTAGTCGATCTTCTTCAATTGTCGTATAAATGTCCACAATATATTGATGGAGGAGATGGCTGCCTTTAATCCATGTCTGTCCTTGGTTAATACGGGTCTGGAGTTGAGCGGCGTAGAATTGGCGAATGGTCAGGAATTGCCTTGTTCTTGAAGTGCATGTCTCAAGATGTAATGGGATCTCGGGATGAAAACCATACTCACCATATGGAAACAAAAGAGGATATTGTAGACTCATGTACAGAGGATGATCATCACGTATCTGCTGCAAAGTGTCAGATTGAAATTGGACCACTATATCTCGTACTCCAATTGTTGCTGACATATCCCCTACTATAAGGCCTGCGACCTCATTCATACTCGGAAGATCGTACTCTTTCCCTTTCCCTTTATATGGGCGCAGTCTAATATTAAACTCTTTCCCAACACTTTCATAATAGTCTCGTGCCCGTCGGAAAATCTTAGCTAAGCAATTATTCTCGTCAATCATCTCGATGAGGCGCTCTAAGGTTGTCTCATCAAGATTACCTTCTGTTGACGATTTACCCATTGCATTTAGCCTGTTTCTGACTTCGTTCCCCGTATCAAATATATAGAGTTGGAGATACTCTGGGAGACGACCTTGTTGGGGTATAAGGGAGCCAATCATGTGGTGGGTTTGACCCTGTATCCGTATAGTGTAAGGACCATGTGCATGCACCACACTATAATCCATTTTCATTCCAACCGATGTAAAAGCCAGTACGGAGTTATAGACTCGGATAGTATCTCGAAACCACCTAAACCCAAGAAGTTCTTATAATAGGGTTAGGGGTTGATTGATCGGCGGAAGTCTGATTTGGCCATGGTTACAGCAAACTGTGAATGTTGGTTCTCCTGTTTTGAAGTCTGTTCCAGTGCTCTCCGAAGTCCACATAAGAGCACCGCATTTCGTGCATGTAACGATTGGGTTTTCATTGGTTTGTGATGTCGAACCTTTATCTGAATAAATATTTGTTAAGAATTGTTAAATCCTAATTTAATTAGTATTATAGAAATTTGGCAGAGTTTTGAATTTGATAACCCCTATTGTTATTAGAAAATTTTAGAATTATAGGGTTTAAGAGTATGCACCTCTCTTCTTTGTTCGAGTGTGACGTATTATACGTGTTTGTTGTGGAGAAGCTGCATCTATGCATAAACAATGTATATTAGAATAAAATGTATTAAATATAAGTGGAATTTTTTTTGTTACAATGCTTACCTTGTGATCGCGCTGAAATTCGTTTTGATAGCAAGATAGCCTTTCTCATATTGCGTGCATTTTTTTGCTTGACTATTAGGAGAAAAAGTTATTAGTTTAGAAGGATATAACGTAGGAGATACACATTATAGTCTCGTATCTTACTGTAAGAGTCGCAGTCATCACATTCACCTATTTGATTAAATGCGAAAAATCAGTTTGTTTGAAGAATAAGTATTGTATATGTATAGTATTATAATCCATATAAACTTACAGTCATAATATTTTGGTTTGAATGTTGACCGATCATTAATTAGATGAACTGAAAATATACATAGTTTAGTACTATGATGAGAAAATGTTGATCTTAATCTTAAAATATTGTCGAGAGTATGGACACACCTTTTGATTTCATACGTGATCCACGGGGACGGTTTCGTTTCCTTTTTTGCGGATGTCCGCCTGAATTATTTGCATGGTGAAATCAATTAGTTGTAATCTTAATTTGGCAACAAAGTGTAATAATTAACTTATATTGTTATCTTAATGTAGTTTGTGAATTGATATATAGTATTAATTTGATTTGATATTTTTAGTCATTGAGTACATGTATTTTTATACACATCTACGTATATGTATTTCTGTATAGATGTTTATAAATGTTAACAAAACAGGATTTTTGAAATATAGTAACAATTATTTGAAATGGGATTATATTCATGTTCTTATTAAAATATGTTTGAAATAAATATGAGTATTTGATCTGGTTTCAACCATGTTATATATTTTAAAATATTTTATAGCAAATTATTCATTGTAATAAGAGACATATTTTCCGTACGAATTGTTTGAGTACAACGTTTTTGATCACTATTTTGGAAAAGGCAAATACTTTTTTACTAACAATTAGTATATAAAGAAAATGCATGCTACTTAAACCTAAATATATATATATATATATATAAGATATATTTGTTAAAACTGATATAGCAATTTGAATAGTTATAATAATTTGATTATAATCAATCGTTGTATAAAATTTTACATACGATAGAAAGTGTCTCATCGCCTATATTTAATTTAATAGGGAGCACGTACTCGGTTGCATGATTGCTAAAATAACTAAATTATATATGCATATGAGGGGATCGTCCTCTTTCCTTCTGATAGTTTCCAACGATAACTTTCATAAATACTGATTAAAGAAATGGTTAAAAGTTCATAGCAAACATGTATGAGATACAGTTTTGATATGGCGGTTTCACAGTATGAGTATATTTAATGTGTTAAATATTTACATATATATTTGAGACTAACTAAGGCCATTAAAATCATATGTCGATGTATGTATATATGATGTTGGAATCTAGTTCAAGTATACTTAATCAATAAGGTAATTGTGTGTTATTGTTTGCATGTGCACCAGTGCGAGCTATTAAACCGACTCAAAGAGTTTTGGTTTGATTGGTTAGCATGACTAACCAGATTCAATAGTATAATCTTTTGTTTAGAACTAATAAGATTAGTTCTAAAATTAAAAAAAATATCTAATTAATCTATGTATATATAAATACGTGATTTGTTTGAAAATAACAAAACTGCTTGCTCAGTCATTGTACTATTAAAACAGATCATTTCAAATATAGTAGTATAAGTATATGTAAATTACAATATATAATTGATAATGCATATCTGCTTTATTTTTTGTATCCCCTTATATCTAAATGTTTAATTTATAAATTTGGTATCTTATTTTTTGATTGTATAGAAATGTAGTCTAAAATATAGAACATTTTTTTTTCTAATAGTATTATGGATCACAAATATTTAAAAACATAATTTTTTTGTGTCTGACCAACTTGATGCCTACGTAAAACATATGGAACAGAGCAATCGCATTTGAACTTATCTTTACTGAATATAGACTATACTAACCGAGTAAAACACAACGGTTCGGTTCGTAGCTTTATACACAATAGCTAATGAGTCTATTTTTATTCATTTGGTTGATTCTCTCTCATTACAGTTGATGTTGTGACAGAGTAGACTAAATGGAACACACATATGTTTTGTACTCAATCTAAACCAAACTATTTTATTGCTTGTATATTGCAATAACTTAACCAAAAAGAATCGGAAACCCATCGAAAGATTAAAAAAAAATTACACGCATCAAATACGTTCTTCTTGTTGCGGGGAAAGATGCAGGAGATTACATATTTACCTGTGTTTTCTTGGGGTTGATCATAGGGCGGTGTATCCATTCCGGCAGTACGCTGAAGGTTGCAAACAATCTATTATCACTTTGGTAAATGCATTAGCTTTTATAATTGTTGAGATACGAATGTATTAAACTTACACAATTTGTGGATGATAGTCTTGAGAAGATGGATATAATGTTTCTTCAGCTTATGCAAGATAAGGATGAGTTTTGGAGAGAGTTGAATTTTTTTCCCCTTTGAAGGAAGATACTCGTTGATTTATATGGCTGGTTTACAAAATTATCTTACATTCCTTTTATTATGTAGGATTGCCGCAGATATGGTAATTCATAAAGGTAACGTATAAAATTAGTAATCAAGTATCCTAAGTTGATTTGGAGATTAGATTTACTTTGGTGAGTATAAGCAGTAGCTTCCGCATGCCGATTAATATGTAATATGTTGGACATAGAATTTTCAAAATGTGACTTTACTCTAGTGGTAGAACAGCCTTCGTATGTGTTCCTGAACCAAGGTTAGAACTTCTTACCGACATATTTCTAATTCTCGGCCAATTTCCTTTTTGGCTTCTACTATCTAGACTTGCGTCGTATCTGTTGAAACACAGATAGGATGAAGATATTATTGAGTAGTAAATAAAACATAGAGAATCAAATTAAAACATACCAAGCAAACAAAGCATACTGAAGCAAATAAAACATTAGTGAAGCAATGGTAATGCCACGACCCTTTCCTCGTGCTGACTGTAGTTGAACTGAGTCGTATGCACCTATTGCTCTCAGATAATGCATGTAATCTGGGTCGATGTCTTCTTCCGGTTTCTCAATGCGTATCAATTCGTAGCTTCTGAGCTCGGCTCTGGTTAGCTCGTCTACATTAGTTACTCCTGAGGTTGAGCTTTCTTGAGTGCTTATTGATGTGGCTGGTTGAGCTGTGTTGACCGCTACTTGTTGTGGCGGTTGTTGTGGCTGGTTGGGCTGTGTTGACTGCTTCGTTGCTTCCATTAGAGTTGCTAGCTGGAAAAGTTATCCAAATTTAGAACTTTACAATAAGAAAAAAAAATGAAAATAAGAACATGCAATCTAAGTTAATGAACAAAGTTATCTGAAGAAAAAATTACTGAAGACTTAATTGATAAATTTACAAAAGTTAGATCTTTGACTATCTCAACAAATTGAGTCTATTGGTTATCTTTGAGCTACGTAAGGCTTCAAATCTTTGTGGATCTGTGAGGCTTGTGGTGTATTTGAAAGATTTGTAAGATGGATGAATAAGATTAAGGGTTTAGATGTCGATAACCTGTGAAAGATAACTTTGTAATCTAAATTGTGGCGGTTGAAGACAGATTGGAGATAGGATTGTGGAGGCTCTGAGAGTTTGTGGTGACTTGAGATGGATTACGACATAAGAGAGAGACTTGTGATGGTTTGAGGGAAGGGAGAAATCGATAAGGGTAATAAAAAATTTAGGTTGGCTCCCTATATTAGGAAATTCCGGCTTTACTTCCAAAAAGTTCGACCAATGAGAGCCAATGGTGAAGATAACTTCAACTATTAATCTCAACCGTTGAATCATGTCAACCAATGGTATAAGTAGTTGTTTCTTTTTTAGTTTCTCCTCAATTAAATACGAAAATATGGTTCTAATTAGTAGTTTTTTTTTTATAAAATATATTTTCAAGATTTTTAACGTATCAAATCTAGAATTCTATAACTCAAGCGTAACTGTCAATAGTTATTTAGAAATCAAATATTGAGACCGTACATGAAAGGATCCAAATTATTATATATGGAATCGCATATCTAATTAGTTTGATACCACAGAAATACTAAATATTATTTTCATGATATGAATAAAAATAATTTAAAAGTTATGATAAATGTGTAGATATTTATATCAAATAATGATACCTAATACAGTTTCTCGTATTTATCATAAACATAAGTTATAAAAATACTTGAAAGTTATGAATAACATATGTTAATTTTTAACGATTCTTATGATCTGATTGTGTTATAAGTATTTTTGTTACATAGGTGTGTAATCATTTTGATGACCAATAAAATTGATCCAATAAAACTCTTAATATTTAAGCTATACTTTGTATTACTTTTCAGCATTATAAAAATGAGAAATATGTTGTAGTTTTAAATATCCAATATTTAAAAAGTTCGGACATGTTAGAAGTTCCGAAAATGAAAACAAAAAAAACATTTATTGGTAGAAATTGAGCTATTGTTCTTTGAGTATTGAAGAATATTGTTGTAGAACATTTTCATGTCTCCGAAACGACGCTCTAACCCATTCCTCATATACGTCACTAATCCTTATTCTGCCTTTGAAGCCACTAATGTGCACAATATTGTTATCAAAGAAAAACTGAGTAGCCGATGACGAAGCTAGGAATAGAGTGGGCTTGGCCAATGGTTAGTTTTTTGCGTTGTATATCAATCAGTATAGTTAAACAACAAACCTCTAAGTTAAAGCATAGGAAGGCAGTGCCGAGCATGTCCGTTTGTCTGATTTATGATCGGCCAAACCTTAGTAATACGAACTGCAATTGGTGTTTGTGAGTTTTTTTCTTCATGTCTGTTGGCAAACTCATTAATGTGCAAAGGTCGTCGGTTCCATAGATCTCTGTGGAGACGCACATGTATGTATAATCTCAATTCTATGTATTATGTTTTTTAGTATGTGCGTAAATATGGTGAGTGCTTATGAGAGAGATGATATTACCTCTTCAATGGTGTATTACGATTCAAGGATGCCATGATGGGAACAAATGTTTTCCTCACATCTTGCGTAAACGTGATGCTGTCTATTGGCAAGAAGCTAATATATTGGGTTTTGATAATTAAATGAGAAGATCCCGTGGTTGACATATGGTAAGTTATTTATTCTAATTCTTAATAGTATATACAATTAAGATAAGTAATGGAAACAAATGTTTAAAAAAACAATCCAAAGCACTCGTATAACCTATGCAAGAAGCTTACATGAAGAAAAAGTCAGAGTTACATATTAATGTGTGAAAAATTGGTACCGCTTGAAGAGAATTCAGCACCTATATAAACATAGTATAAAGTAAACTATGATAATCTTCACATCAAACAAATAAAAAGATCATAATAGAATAAGCAAATTGCTCAAAGGATATGTAAAACCCATAGAACGAAAATTGTATTCAACAAAAACTTAGACATGAAAGGATAAAATTCTGAAAATGCAAATGTCAAGAACGCAAAATTATTAGGGAAACATAAAAACACACACATAAACTGCAGCAAACACAATCACGCGTAGAAGGAAGAGTTTAAGCTATATTAGCCACTCTTCGAACGCTTGGCTCCATCCGACTCAAGACTCTCAGCTGCTTTTCTAGCCCTATCACCTGCAGAATCTCCAGCCCCTCCGGAAGGTCCAGAGTCATCACCTCCAGTCTTCAAAATACCATCAGACGTTGATGGAAGAGGAGCTTATGCTGGGAGAATCTTTGTGACAGTTATGGTCTGAGTCTTGCCTGTCAAATTATGATCCGAGACTTTCACAATGAACTTGCGTGTCTGACCTATTGTTTCAAGCAAAGCCTCCGGAACCGGCACACAATGATCAGCTCCAACTCCAGCATTAGACTGACATTAAAGCACAAATTACATGAGTTCATCTAATACTGCCTTCTCAGGATTCACAAATCAATGATGTTCTAACTAATTCGATATTACACAAAGTTATTAGATATGTATAAATATGTCTGAAAGTACCTCAAAGTAATTTGCAACTAATTCTGCTGCATGCTTGCCAGTCAACTCCTTCTGAGCATCACCAAGAATGACAAAAAGTGCTTGCTCACTCTTATCATAAACAGAAATCATCGTCAGGTACCTACAATGAAATAATATTAGATATGAATGCTGACAAAACATAGATGAAACTAAGACTACAACACTTACTGAGGAACGCCTGTGACTTCACTTTTCCCACACTTCTTATTGTTGCAAATCAGAGAGGTAGGCCCTTTGACTGCCTTACTATTGCAGCCACCACAGGAAATGTAGTACCAAGCAGAACCCTGGACAATATCATCTATAGTTGCGGTGCATTCTAACCAAACAACCTTCATTGTGGAAAACAAATAGACTTCATAAATACCCAAGTATATAGAAAGAATATACAAACAGGACAATTTTTATACCTTAGAAGTTTCCTGCTTGATGTAAGAGAATAGTTACTCAAGAGTCACTGCCTCAGGCTTAGTGACAACCTCAGCAGCAACTCTATTAGCAATTTCTGAGTTCGAGACCAACCTGAGACAAAGACGGAAGCCCAAATATTTTAGAAATGATACCGCATTAAAATATAAACAAAAGTTGCTGGAAAAAGTAATTGAATACATAAATACATACCATTCGAGATAATCCTTGCTTGGCTGAACATCGGCATCCATAAACACTCGGGATGATGACATCGAAGTGAGAGCAAGGGTTCCTGTTAATAACAAATGAAAGGATGTGATTATCAGTTACATGCTTTATCACTGTCTCTTTTAACAATAAAGAATGACCTCATGCAGTTCAATTTGATATGCGACAGCTAAGTTCTGAATATGAGAATGATGTTTTGATAGTGATATGCTAACCTCCAAGATGTTTAGGGTTCACTGTGGTGACCAAAAGAACGCTTGGAATGCTTCCATACGATTTGAATTTCTGGCAGAAGTCGGATGCAGCCTTGTCCCATAGA
This genomic interval from Brassica oleracea var. oleracea cultivar TO1000 chromosome C2, BOL, whole genome shotgun sequence contains the following:
- the LOC106321452 gene encoding uncharacterized protein LOC106321452 isoform X2, whose product is MDTPPYDQPQENTGGHPQKRKRNRPRGSRMKSKVHLINDRSTFKPKYYDCECDDCDSYIKQKNARNMRKAILLSKRISARSQASPQQTRIIRHTRTKKRDKGSTSQTNENPIVTCTKCGALMWTSESTGTDFKTGEPTFTVCCNHGQIRLPPINQPLTLL
- the LOC106321452 gene encoding uncharacterized protein LOC106321452 isoform X1, which codes for MDTPPYDQPQENTGGHPQKRKRNRPRGSRMKSKVHLINDRSTFKPKYYDCECDDCDSYIKQKNARNMRKAILLSKRISARSQDAASPQQTRIIRHTRTKKRDKGSTSQTNENPIVTCTKCGALMWTSESTGTDFKTGEPTFTVCCNHGQIRLPPINQPLTLL
- the LOC106321452 gene encoding uncharacterized protein LOC106321452 isoform X3, yielding MDTPPYDQPQENTGGHPQKRKRNRPRGSRMKSKVHLINDRSTFKPKYYDCECDDCDSYIKQKNARNMRKAILLSKRISARSQDAASPQQTRIIRHTRTKKRVFAHGQLYVALSRVTSKSGLKIIKAEDQQPQKVKNIVYKEIFNRLRSHEIF
- the LOC106321452 gene encoding uncharacterized protein LOC106321452 isoform X4, coding for MDTPPYDQPQENTGGHPQKRKRNRPRGSRMKSKVHLINDRSTFKPKYYDCECDDCDSYIKQKNARNMRKAILLSKRISARSQASPQQTRIIRHTRTKKRVFAHGQLYVALSRVTSKSGLKIIKAEDQQPQKVKNIVYKEIFNRLRSHEIF